A stretch of the Drosophila sulfurigaster albostrigata strain 15112-1811.04 chromosome 2L, ASM2355843v2, whole genome shotgun sequence genome encodes the following:
- the LOC133837289 gene encoding protein shuttle craft isoform X2, whose translation MDQYWQRQQQQQLQQEQFVANESGADLVSPDESAAVCHGGNNNNYVNFNQFITQHNLATSNLSYSNGAGGAVFGLTPNNSNYGGLPCAQPFFGYQNGDGAAGGSRGIASSNNYQESLRHALDINPFASANSFDFSTSKLQASAPEFVPTFAKLSLSASPATATATGLGEQSPRSSSSSNNHNKCNINGNNSTAIHNQQAQQPKAYGSNSRQQRRNDYREDRIDRNDDRYDRKKPQKQQRYDNHRSNKRRDDWNRNRDRINGYARASEELDTSNSNDSAHPSPEKQKQHQISPRRAGPDNEKLSQREKLMRDIEQRRLECLVCVEQIKPHHGTWSCQNCYHVLHLKCTITWASSSKSAEGWRCPACQNVLQELPREYLCFCGKLKNPPLTRTELAHSCGELCCRAEGCNHACTLLCHPGPCPPCQANVSRSCGCGRTSKLMQCSMKQPLQCESICDKLLNCGEHRCQQLCHAGKCENCAEKVQQHCHCGKQQRGVMCTKESQDRRSYSCKECCGKPLPCGNHKCKDSCHAGACRPCKLSPIQITTCPCGKLPVAVEQRASCLDPVPTCDSMCGKTLRCGKPAHPHQCTSKCHLGQCPPCPKQTAVKCRCGHMDQMIKCRQLSTRADDARCKRRCTKKRSCGKHKCNAECCIDLDHACPLPCNRTLSCGRHKCDQPCHRGNCPPCYRSSFEELYCECGAEVIYPPVPCGTKKPVCKRPCSRTHGCEHVPQHNCHAAAICPPCMMFTTKWCHGNHEQRKTIPCSQLSFSCGLACGKPLACGRHKCIRPCHEDDCQQAGELCRQSCTKPRVLCGHKCAAPCHEGSCPETPCKELVEVQCECGNRKQNRSCQELAREHSRIATAQLASSMAEMSRGNYMELSEILAPGKASKSNKTLDCNEECRLLERNRRLAIGLQSRNPDTQLKSLTKYSEFTRGFAKRNPALTKSVYETLSDLVKLAKESKQKSRSHSFPTMNREKRQLVHELCEVFGIESVSYDKEPNRNVVATAYKERCWLPATSIMEVLARESGQRRVPVPSNNAWGLKK comes from the exons ATGGACCAGTattggcaacgacaacaacagcaacagttacAGCAAGAACAGTTTGTTGCAAACGAATCAGGTGCCGATTTGGTGTCTCCAGATGAGTCCGCTGCTGTATGCCACGGtggaaacaataacaactatgtGAATTTCAATCAGTTCATCACGCAACATAATCTGGCAACTTCGAATCTAAGTTATAGTAATGGAGCCGGAGGTGCAGTCTTTGGACTGACGCCGAATAATAGCAACTATGGTGGA cttCCATGTGCACAACCCTTTTTCGGGTATCAAAATGGCGATGGAGCAGCCGGTGGCAGCAGGGGAATTGCATCTAGCAACAATTATCAGGAATCGTTAAGACATGCGTTGGATATCAATCCTTTTGCCTCAGCCAACAGTTTTGATTTCAGCACTTCCAAGCTTCAGGCGTCGGCTCCAGAATTTGTGCCCACTTTTGCAAAGCTAAGTTTAAGTGCTTCCccagcaactgcaacggcaacgggaTTGGGAGAACAGTCCCCTagatcgagcagcagcagcaataatcacaataaatgcaatattaatgGCAATAACAGCACTGCCATA caTAATCAACAAGCCCAACAGCCAAAGGCCTATGGTTCCAACAGTCGCCAACAGCGACGCAACGATTACCGCGAGGATCGAATCGATCGCAATGATGATCGCTATGATCGCAAGAAGCCGCAGAAGCAACAGCGCTATGACAATCATAGAAGCAACAAACGACGCGACGATTGGAATCGTAATCGAGACCGTATCAATGGATATGCTCGTGCCAGCGAAGAGCTCGACACAAGCAATAGTAATGACAGCGCCCATCCATCACcggaaaagcaaaagcagcatcAAATATCGCCAAGACGCGCTGGCCCGGACAACGAGAAGTTGTCGCAACGCGAGAAACTTATGCGAGATATTGAGCAACGGCGTCTCGAGTGTCTGGTATGTGTGGAACAAATCAAGCCGCATCATGGCACATGGTCCTGCCAGAATTGTTACCATGTGCTTCATCTCAAGTGTACAATTACGTGGGCCAGCAGCTCCAAATCGGCGGAGGGCTGGCGCTGCCCAGCTTGTCAGAATGTTCTGCAGGAACTGCCGCGCGAGTATTTGTGCTTCTGTGGCAAGCTCAAAAATCCGCCCTTAACGCGCACCGAGTTAGCTCACAGTTGTGGGGAACTGTGCTGCCGTGCTGAGGGCTGCAACCATGCGTGCACTTTGCTATGCCATCCGGGACCATGTCCACCATGCCAGGCGAATGTGAGTCGCAGTTGTGGCTGCGGACGAACCAGCAAACTGATGCAGTGCTCTATGAAGCAGCCGCTGCAATGCGAATCAATTTGCGACAAGCTACTCAATTGTGGCGAGCATCGGTGTCAGCAACTCTGCCATGCGGGAAAATGCGAGAATTGTGCGGAGAAGGTGCAGCAGCATTGTCACTGCGGCAAGCAGCAGCGTGGCGTAATGTGCACTAAAGAGAGCCAGGACAGGCGTAGCTACTCGTGCAAGGAATGTTGCGGGAAACCACTGCCCTGTGGCAATCACAAGTGCAAGGACTCATGCCATGCCGGCGCCTGCCGTCCTTGTAAGCTCAGCCCCATTCAGATTACTACTTGCCCTTGCGGTAAGCTGCCCGTTGCTGTTGAGCAGCGTGCCAGTTGCCTTGATCCAGTGCCCACCTGCGACAGCATGTGTGGCAAGACATTACGCTGTGGCAAGCCTGCTCATCCTCATCAGTGCACGAGCAAATGCCATTTGGGACAATGTCCGCCGTGTCCCAAGCAGACGGCCGTCAAATGCCGCTGTGGACACATGGATCAAATGATCAAGTGTCGGCAGCTGTCGACGCGAGCAGACGATGCGCGCTGCAAGCGACGTTGCACCAAGAAGCGTAGTTGCGGCAAGCACAAATGTAACGCCGAGTGCTGCATTGATCTTGATCACGCCTGCCCTTTGCCTTGCAATCGCACGTTGAGCTGTGGACGCCACAAGTGCGACCAGCCATGTCATCGCGGTAACTGTCCCCCCTGCTATCGAAGTAGTTTCGAGGAGCTCTATTGCGAGTGTGGTGCAGAAGTCATCTACCCACCGGTGCCTTGTGGCACCAAGAAACCCGTCTGCAAGCGACCCTGTTCTCGCACTCATGGATGCGAGCATGTACCTCAACACAATTGCCATGCGGCGGCTATTTGTCCGCCATGCATGATGTTCACAACTAAATGGTGTCACGGCAATCATGAGCAGCGCAAGACCATACCTTGCTCGCAGCTCAGCTTTAGTTGTGGTCTAGCTTGTGGAAAGCCACTTGCCTGCGGACGCCACAAATGTATAAGACCATGTCACGAGGACGATTGTCAGCAAGCTGGTGAATTGTGCCGCCAAAGCTGTACCAAGCCACGCGTGCTTTGTGGTCACAAATGTGCTGCACCGTGCCATGAAGGTAGTTGCCCAGAGACGCCGTGCAAGGAGCTCGTTGAGGTGCAGTGTGAGTGTGGAAACCGGAAGCAGAACCGCAGTTGTCAAGAGCTGGCCAGAGAGCACAGTCGGATTGCTACAGCCCAGTTGGCTTCGTCAATGGCTGAAATGTCTCGTGGCAACTACATGGAACTTAGCGAAATTTTGGCTCCAGGGAAAGcaagcaaatcaaacaaaac ATTGGACTGCAATGAAGAGTGCCGCCTATTAGAACGCAATCGTCGGTTGGCTATCGGTTTGCAGTCACGCAACCCGGATACACAGTTAAAGTCACTCACCAAGTACTCGGAATTCACTCGTGGTTTCGCCAAACGAAATCCAGCTTTGACCAAGAGCGTCTATGAAACGTTAAGCGATTTAGTAAAGTTAGCCAAGGAAAGCAAGCAGAAATCGAGAAGCCACTCATTTCCCACCATGAACCGCGAGAAGCGCCAACTGGTCCACGAGCTATGTGAGGTGTTTGGCATTGAGTCCGTGTCTTATGACAAGGAGCCCAATCGCAATGTGGTTGCCACGGCGTACAAGGAGCGT tGTTGGTTACCCGCCACTAGTATCATGGAGGTCTTGGCACGTGAGTCAGGCCAACGCCGTGTTCCGGTGCCCAGTAATAACGCCTGGGGCCTGAAAAAGTAG
- the LOC133837289 gene encoding protein shuttle craft isoform X1, whose translation MDQYWQRQQQQQLQQEQFVANESGADLVSPDESAAVCHGGNNNNYVNFNQFITQHNLATSNLSYSNGAGGAVFGLTPNNSNYGGLPCAQPFFGYQNGDGAAGGSRGIASSNNYQESLRHALDINPFASANSFDFSTSKLQASAPEFVPTFAKLSLSASPATATATGLGEQSPRSSSSSNNHNKCNINGNNSTAIVSSETTNHHHHQQQHHQQHNQQAQQPKAYGSNSRQQRRNDYREDRIDRNDDRYDRKKPQKQQRYDNHRSNKRRDDWNRNRDRINGYARASEELDTSNSNDSAHPSPEKQKQHQISPRRAGPDNEKLSQREKLMRDIEQRRLECLVCVEQIKPHHGTWSCQNCYHVLHLKCTITWASSSKSAEGWRCPACQNVLQELPREYLCFCGKLKNPPLTRTELAHSCGELCCRAEGCNHACTLLCHPGPCPPCQANVSRSCGCGRTSKLMQCSMKQPLQCESICDKLLNCGEHRCQQLCHAGKCENCAEKVQQHCHCGKQQRGVMCTKESQDRRSYSCKECCGKPLPCGNHKCKDSCHAGACRPCKLSPIQITTCPCGKLPVAVEQRASCLDPVPTCDSMCGKTLRCGKPAHPHQCTSKCHLGQCPPCPKQTAVKCRCGHMDQMIKCRQLSTRADDARCKRRCTKKRSCGKHKCNAECCIDLDHACPLPCNRTLSCGRHKCDQPCHRGNCPPCYRSSFEELYCECGAEVIYPPVPCGTKKPVCKRPCSRTHGCEHVPQHNCHAAAICPPCMMFTTKWCHGNHEQRKTIPCSQLSFSCGLACGKPLACGRHKCIRPCHEDDCQQAGELCRQSCTKPRVLCGHKCAAPCHEGSCPETPCKELVEVQCECGNRKQNRSCQELAREHSRIATAQLASSMAEMSRGNYMELSEILAPGKASKSNKTLDCNEECRLLERNRRLAIGLQSRNPDTQLKSLTKYSEFTRGFAKRNPALTKSVYETLSDLVKLAKESKQKSRSHSFPTMNREKRQLVHELCEVFGIESVSYDKEPNRNVVATAYKERCWLPATSIMEVLARESGQRRVPVPSNNAWGLKK comes from the exons ATGGACCAGTattggcaacgacaacaacagcaacagttacAGCAAGAACAGTTTGTTGCAAACGAATCAGGTGCCGATTTGGTGTCTCCAGATGAGTCCGCTGCTGTATGCCACGGtggaaacaataacaactatgtGAATTTCAATCAGTTCATCACGCAACATAATCTGGCAACTTCGAATCTAAGTTATAGTAATGGAGCCGGAGGTGCAGTCTTTGGACTGACGCCGAATAATAGCAACTATGGTGGA cttCCATGTGCACAACCCTTTTTCGGGTATCAAAATGGCGATGGAGCAGCCGGTGGCAGCAGGGGAATTGCATCTAGCAACAATTATCAGGAATCGTTAAGACATGCGTTGGATATCAATCCTTTTGCCTCAGCCAACAGTTTTGATTTCAGCACTTCCAAGCTTCAGGCGTCGGCTCCAGAATTTGTGCCCACTTTTGCAAAGCTAAGTTTAAGTGCTTCCccagcaactgcaacggcaacgggaTTGGGAGAACAGTCCCCTagatcgagcagcagcagcaataatcacaataaatgcaatattaatgGCAATAACAGCACTGCCATAGTAAGTAGTGAAACAACtaaccatcatcatcatcaacagcagcaccaccagcagcaTAATCAACAAGCCCAACAGCCAAAGGCCTATGGTTCCAACAGTCGCCAACAGCGACGCAACGATTACCGCGAGGATCGAATCGATCGCAATGATGATCGCTATGATCGCAAGAAGCCGCAGAAGCAACAGCGCTATGACAATCATAGAAGCAACAAACGACGCGACGATTGGAATCGTAATCGAGACCGTATCAATGGATATGCTCGTGCCAGCGAAGAGCTCGACACAAGCAATAGTAATGACAGCGCCCATCCATCACcggaaaagcaaaagcagcatcAAATATCGCCAAGACGCGCTGGCCCGGACAACGAGAAGTTGTCGCAACGCGAGAAACTTATGCGAGATATTGAGCAACGGCGTCTCGAGTGTCTGGTATGTGTGGAACAAATCAAGCCGCATCATGGCACATGGTCCTGCCAGAATTGTTACCATGTGCTTCATCTCAAGTGTACAATTACGTGGGCCAGCAGCTCCAAATCGGCGGAGGGCTGGCGCTGCCCAGCTTGTCAGAATGTTCTGCAGGAACTGCCGCGCGAGTATTTGTGCTTCTGTGGCAAGCTCAAAAATCCGCCCTTAACGCGCACCGAGTTAGCTCACAGTTGTGGGGAACTGTGCTGCCGTGCTGAGGGCTGCAACCATGCGTGCACTTTGCTATGCCATCCGGGACCATGTCCACCATGCCAGGCGAATGTGAGTCGCAGTTGTGGCTGCGGACGAACCAGCAAACTGATGCAGTGCTCTATGAAGCAGCCGCTGCAATGCGAATCAATTTGCGACAAGCTACTCAATTGTGGCGAGCATCGGTGTCAGCAACTCTGCCATGCGGGAAAATGCGAGAATTGTGCGGAGAAGGTGCAGCAGCATTGTCACTGCGGCAAGCAGCAGCGTGGCGTAATGTGCACTAAAGAGAGCCAGGACAGGCGTAGCTACTCGTGCAAGGAATGTTGCGGGAAACCACTGCCCTGTGGCAATCACAAGTGCAAGGACTCATGCCATGCCGGCGCCTGCCGTCCTTGTAAGCTCAGCCCCATTCAGATTACTACTTGCCCTTGCGGTAAGCTGCCCGTTGCTGTTGAGCAGCGTGCCAGTTGCCTTGATCCAGTGCCCACCTGCGACAGCATGTGTGGCAAGACATTACGCTGTGGCAAGCCTGCTCATCCTCATCAGTGCACGAGCAAATGCCATTTGGGACAATGTCCGCCGTGTCCCAAGCAGACGGCCGTCAAATGCCGCTGTGGACACATGGATCAAATGATCAAGTGTCGGCAGCTGTCGACGCGAGCAGACGATGCGCGCTGCAAGCGACGTTGCACCAAGAAGCGTAGTTGCGGCAAGCACAAATGTAACGCCGAGTGCTGCATTGATCTTGATCACGCCTGCCCTTTGCCTTGCAATCGCACGTTGAGCTGTGGACGCCACAAGTGCGACCAGCCATGTCATCGCGGTAACTGTCCCCCCTGCTATCGAAGTAGTTTCGAGGAGCTCTATTGCGAGTGTGGTGCAGAAGTCATCTACCCACCGGTGCCTTGTGGCACCAAGAAACCCGTCTGCAAGCGACCCTGTTCTCGCACTCATGGATGCGAGCATGTACCTCAACACAATTGCCATGCGGCGGCTATTTGTCCGCCATGCATGATGTTCACAACTAAATGGTGTCACGGCAATCATGAGCAGCGCAAGACCATACCTTGCTCGCAGCTCAGCTTTAGTTGTGGTCTAGCTTGTGGAAAGCCACTTGCCTGCGGACGCCACAAATGTATAAGACCATGTCACGAGGACGATTGTCAGCAAGCTGGTGAATTGTGCCGCCAAAGCTGTACCAAGCCACGCGTGCTTTGTGGTCACAAATGTGCTGCACCGTGCCATGAAGGTAGTTGCCCAGAGACGCCGTGCAAGGAGCTCGTTGAGGTGCAGTGTGAGTGTGGAAACCGGAAGCAGAACCGCAGTTGTCAAGAGCTGGCCAGAGAGCACAGTCGGATTGCTACAGCCCAGTTGGCTTCGTCAATGGCTGAAATGTCTCGTGGCAACTACATGGAACTTAGCGAAATTTTGGCTCCAGGGAAAGcaagcaaatcaaacaaaac ATTGGACTGCAATGAAGAGTGCCGCCTATTAGAACGCAATCGTCGGTTGGCTATCGGTTTGCAGTCACGCAACCCGGATACACAGTTAAAGTCACTCACCAAGTACTCGGAATTCACTCGTGGTTTCGCCAAACGAAATCCAGCTTTGACCAAGAGCGTCTATGAAACGTTAAGCGATTTAGTAAAGTTAGCCAAGGAAAGCAAGCAGAAATCGAGAAGCCACTCATTTCCCACCATGAACCGCGAGAAGCGCCAACTGGTCCACGAGCTATGTGAGGTGTTTGGCATTGAGTCCGTGTCTTATGACAAGGAGCCCAATCGCAATGTGGTTGCCACGGCGTACAAGGAGCGT tGTTGGTTACCCGCCACTAGTATCATGGAGGTCTTGGCACGTGAGTCAGGCCAACGCCGTGTTCCGGTGCCCAGTAATAACGCCTGGGGCCTGAAAAAGTAG